In Dama dama isolate Ldn47 chromosome X, ASM3311817v1, whole genome shotgun sequence, one genomic interval encodes:
- the PPP1R2C gene encoding protein phosphatase inhibitor 2 family member C: MSASTTSRRPIKGILKNKGSTTSSVAGSAQQSGGPLQEVHRKKSQKWDESNILATYRPEYRDYDFMKMNEPSTPQFGLQDYAEGSAESETTALDSLAKRLAATYTSDSNYPVREPELDGAHSSKIYLDRQEKHRQFEMKRKLHYNEGKNIKLARQLISRDLLHDYEDDKNEESWHVTSHDKTTTQEEAEQGATSDKGLQTQTCCYDNDDDEDDDE, translated from the coding sequence ATGTCGGCCTCCACCACCTCTCGCCGGCCCATCAAGGGAATCCTGAAAAACAAAGGTTCCACCACTTCCTCAGTCGCAGGCTCCGCCCAGCAGTCTGGTGGACCACTCCAGGAGGTCCATAGGAAGAAATCCCAAAAGTGGGACGAGTCGAACATCTTGGCGACCTACCGTCCAGAGTACAGAGACTACGATTTCATGAAGATGAATGAGCCCAGCACTCCCCAGTTCGGTCTGCAGGACTATGCGGAAGGAAGTGCAGAGAGTGAAACCACGGCCCTCGACAGCTTAGCCAAGAGATTAGCCGCTACCTACACCTCCGATTCCAACTATCCAGTGCGGGAGCCCGAATTGGATGGAGCGCACAGCAGCAAGATCTACCTTGACAGGCAGGAGAAACACCGGCAGTTCGAAATGAAGAGGAAACTTCACTACAACGAAGGAAAGAACATCAAACTCGCCCGACAACTGATTTCCAGAGATCTACTGCATGACTACGAggatgataaaaatgaagaaagttgGCATGTCACCAGCCACGACAAGACTACCACCCAGGAAGAAGCAGAGCAAGGCGCCACCAGCGACAAAGGCCTGCAGACACAGACCTGCTGCTACGACAATGATGATGACGAAGACGACGACGAGTAG